In Oryzias melastigma strain HK-1 linkage group LG10, ASM292280v2, whole genome shotgun sequence, a single window of DNA contains:
- the LOC112153557 gene encoding uncharacterized protein LOC112153557, with the protein MKGGLGIFILLCAISVPLTLEHSNQLLWIEAKPGDNVKLKCAATGFAQRLLYWFKFQFGYKIQLISKTSGGEPTLGDEFKDTRFFPTQDGKEHFLTIRNVSKEDQATYFCQAGSSYNMGFINGSLLIVKDPIPKKIFDDTEKSPSVELVMEGNTADLQCSVISKTEENPEECANEHQVYWYKATSESDPQIIHTSSSKCDIQEKRGCDYHLAKTIHNSSDSGLYSCAVLSCGEILFGEGTQVEMEGKLCWEVIMLGTLLTYSVFVNVILILIRKKKMPVRVQHKGQQRSWNELYSTVVFTKIQQD; encoded by the exons ATGAAAGGAGGACTGGGTATTTTTATTCTTCTCTGTGCCATAT CGGTGCCTTTAACCCTGGAACATTCAAACCAGCTCCTCTGGATTGAAGCTAAACCTGGAGATAATGTGAAGCTGAAATGTGCAGCCACTGGTTTTGCTCAACGGTTGCTTTACTGGTTTAAGTTTCAGTTTGGATATAAGATCCAGTTAATTTCAAAAACCTCTGGAGGAGAACCAACACTTGGAGACGAATTTAAAGACACAAGATTCTTTCCCACTCAAGATGGTAAAGAGCATTTTCTTACCATAAGAAATGTCAGCAAAGAAGATCAAGCGACATACTTTTGTCAGGCTGGATCCTCGTACAACATGGGATTCATCAATGGCAGTTTGTTAATtgttaaag ATCCTATACCCAAGAAGATATTTGACGACACAGAAAAAAGTCCGAGTGTGGAGTTGGTCATGGAGGGAAACACTGCCGATCTTCAATGTTCGGTTATTTCCAAAACCGAAGAGAATCCAGAAGAGTGTGCAAATGAACACCAAGTATACTGGTACAAAGCAACGTCTGAATCTGATCCACAAATTATTCACACAagtagttcaaaatgtgacattcAAGAAAAGAGGGGATGTGACTACCATCTGGCCAAAACTATACACAACTCCTCAGATTCTGGTCTGTACTCTTGTGCTGTGCTCTCGTGTGGAGAAATCCTGTTTGGTGAAGGAACTCAAGTAGAAATGG AGGGCAAATTGTGTTGGGAGGTCATCATGCTTGGGACACTGTTGACCTACAGTGTATTTgtgaatgttattttaattctaataagaaaaaagaagatgccTGTACGTGTGCAACACAAAG gACAACAAAGGAGCTGGAATGAATTATATAGTACTGTAGTGttcacaaaaatacaacaagacTGA
- the LOC112153524 gene encoding uncharacterized protein LOC112153524, protein MIRGLATFILLGAVFVIRTLELPEEIPLIEAELGDNVTFMCFSQDFDQALVYWYKYRYGYMIHTIRMGSFGQFKEQFDNSRVKAMKKDDKYIILMITNVSKEDEATYFCQAGSSYNMEFVNGSHLAVKGPKNKPKSGFVKQSSNLELVLLGNTVNLQCSVPSKMNRCAGERRVYWYKAGSKSHTDILHTTSFSCDDPEGRCVYNLSKTIQTVSDSGVYFCAVDSCGEILFGDGTRVKITDIQCPHISIFGTLLACSVLLNVALFLARLRLKGIYTLCKGDVASSSQAEQLGSGEDQPNYGDLEGTEMCYAALEFVPGRPRRPKITENPAEDYIYSQTIAVFKRRVHEE, encoded by the exons ATGATCAGAGGGCTGGCTACTTTCATTCTTCTAGGGGCAGTAT TTGTGATTCGAACCCTGGAGCTTCCTGAAGAAATCCCCTTGATTGAGGCAGAACTTGGTGATAATGTGACTTTCATGTGTTTCTCTCAAGATTTTGACCAGGCATTGGTTTACTGGTATAAGTATCGATATGGGTATATGATCCATACGATTCGAATGGGCAGCTTTGGACAATTTAAAGAACAATTTGACAACTCAAGAGTCAAGGCTATGAAAAAAGATGATAAATATATCATTCTAATGATAACTAATGTCAGCAAAGAGGATGAAGCCACTTACTTTTGTCAGGCAGGTTCTTCATACAACATGGAATTTGTCAATGGGAGTCATCTAGCTGTGAAAG GCCctaaaaataagccaaaatctGGCTTTGTGAAGCAGAGTTCAAACCTGGAGTTGGTTCTGCTGGGAAACACAGTGAATCTGCAGTGTTCAGTTCCATCCAAAATGAATCGGTGTGCCGGAGAACGCAGAGTTTACTGGTACAAAGCTGGGTCTAAATCTCATACAGACATCCTTCATACAACTAGTTTCAGCTGTGATGATCCAGAAGGGAGATGTGTCTACAATCTGTCCAAAACAATACAGACAGTCTCTGATTCTGGCGTTTACTTCTGTGCCGTTGACTCCTGTGGAGAAATCCTGTTTGGTGATGGAACCAGAGTGAAGATAA cagACATACAGTGTCCACATATCAGCATATTTGGAACACTGTTAGCCTGCAGTGTACTTCTGAATGTTGCATTATTTCTCGCAAGACTGAGGCTAAAAGGAATTTATACGCTCTGCAAAG GCGATGTTGCAAGTTCCAGTCAGGCTGAACAGCTTGGATCAGGTGAAGACCAACCAAACTATGGG GATTTGGAGGGAACAGAGATGTGTTATGCAGCCTTGGAGTTCGTGCCAGGACGTCCCAGAAGACCCAAAATCACAGAAAATCCAGCAGAGGACTATATATATTCACAGACGAtagcagtttttaaaagaagagTTCATGAAGAGTGA